The following are from one region of the Marinomonas sp. CT5 genome:
- a CDS encoding CBS domain-containing protein, with translation MRTVADLMITNLITLKENDSLAKAKALMNDKNIRNLPIVNDEGECIGLLTQREYLRHAFYLVSQFGTQQLSHKEEQTPVAKAMNTDILTITPSTDLDVAAEFFIENKYGCLPVTQDNKLIGILTPVDFVKLAHKMLTESA, from the coding sequence ATGCGTACCGTAGCCGATTTGATGATTACGAATTTAATTACATTGAAAGAAAACGACTCTTTAGCGAAAGCCAAAGCACTAATGAATGATAAAAACATTCGCAACCTACCTATCGTAAATGATGAAGGCGAATGTATCGGCTTACTCACACAACGAGAGTATTTACGTCATGCCTTTTATCTTGTCAGCCAATTTGGAACCCAGCAACTAAGCCATAAAGAAGAACAAACACCCGTTGCAAAAGCAATGAACACCGACATTCTAACCATTACACCCAGCACAGACTTAGATGTGGCGGCAGAATTCTTCATCGAAAATAAATATGGATGCCTACCGGTCACTCAGGACAACAAGCTCATCGGTATTTTAACACCTGTCGACTTTGTCAAACTTGCCCATAAAATGCTAACAGAATCAGCGTAA
- a CDS encoding cold shock domain-containing protein — MVMERLSGKVKWFNDAKGVGFIQREGESDVFVHYKSIACDGHKTLRKGQSVSFYLSTTDFGVQAMDVCLEKEAQVASSVSNPPLESA, encoded by the coding sequence ATGGTAATGGAAAGATTGAGTGGCAAAGTTAAGTGGTTTAACGACGCGAAAGGTGTTGGGTTTATTCAGCGAGAAGGTGAGAGTGACGTGTTCGTTCACTATAAATCTATTGCTTGTGATGGCCATAAGACTTTAAGAAAAGGCCAGTCTGTCAGCTTTTATTTGTCCACTACAGATTTTGGAGTGCAGGCGATGGATGTTTGTCTAGAAAAAGAGGCGCAAGTTGCATCCTCTGTTTCTAATCCGCCGCTCGAGAGTGCTTAG
- the purL gene encoding phosphoribosylformylglycinamidine synthase, protein MLTLHGSAALSAFRKAKLLANMQASVPSVTDVDAQFLHFVELVDNQTLTTEQDAVLQRALAYGPKSSQVSSSDQSVLVVPRLGTISPWSSKATDILHNCGLAAVSRVERGVEYFIHSSQALTLEELDLLSAMLHDRMTESVLPALSDASDMFSHAEPAPMTSVDVLGGGRAALVEANQTLGLALAEDEIDYLVESFLELGRNPIDVELMMFAQANSEHCRHKIFNASWTIDGEEQERSLFKMIKNTHEHNPDGTLSAYKDNAAVMEGHFGGRFFPSSDTREYDFSHENIDILMKVETHNHPTAISPFSGAATGSGGEIRDEGATGVGSKPKAGLSGYTVSDLKIPGFEQPWESYYGKPSRIVTPLDIMIEGPIGGAAFNNEFGRPNLLGYFRTYEQSIQGASQEEVRGYHKPIMLAGGIGNIRREHVEKQEIKVGAKLIVLGGPAMLIGLGGGAASSMASADGNEDLDFASVQRGNPEMERRCQEVIDRCWQLGDKNPISFIHDVGAGGLSNALPELVKDGERGGNFDLRKVLNDEPGMSPLEIWCNESQERYVMAVSPDRIEEFTAICERERCPFAIVGDAKEEMHLQVADEHFDNKPVDLPMSVLFGKPPKMHREAKKAVIAGDDFTAIDVDLADAAKRVLSLPTVASKNFLITIGDRSITGMVARDQMVGPWQVPVADVAVTTSSLESYTGEAMTMGERTPVALLDAPASGRMAVGEALTNLAAAHITKRKHIKLSANWMAAAGHEGEDEKLYQTVKAVGMELCPALDIAIPVGKDSMSMKTVWKEDGKEKAVTSPLSLVISAFAPVTDVRKTLTPELQNKADTRLLLIDLGAGKNRLGGSVIAQVYNKLGQQAPDVDDAAVLAGFFDTTQALNAEGKLLAYHDRSDGGVFATLVEMSFASHLGLDIDLDETIINRMQVAPALFNEELGAVVQVNESDVTEVISAYANAGVTVTPIATLSGDDSIRVRFASEVILEESRINWQRIWSEASYRIQALRDNPESAQQEFDSLLDAKDPGLSAELTFDINEDIAALFANKGNKPKIAVLREQGVNGQVEMAAAFHKAGFTPVDVHMSDILSGRTTLDQFSGLVACGGFSYGDVLGAGEGWAKSILFNPIAREQFEVFFNRPDTFTLGVCNGCQMLSNLHELIPGTDHWPKFVRNESAQFEARLVQVEVQKSNSILLAGMEGSRMPIAVAHGEGQTEYRDEQDIAALTSSAQIALRYVDNYGQATERYPFNPNGSAQGITGLTSEDGRVTIMMPHPERVYRTVQHSWHPSDWKEQAPWLRLFQNARKWLG, encoded by the coding sequence ATGCTAACTCTGCATGGTTCCGCAGCCCTATCAGCGTTTCGTAAGGCAAAGTTATTAGCCAATATGCAAGCATCTGTTCCATCGGTAACTGATGTGGATGCTCAATTTCTCCATTTTGTGGAGTTGGTCGATAATCAAACACTTACAACTGAGCAGGACGCTGTTCTTCAACGTGCTTTGGCCTACGGTCCTAAATCCTCCCAAGTCAGTTCATCTGATCAAAGTGTTTTAGTGGTTCCTCGTTTAGGAACGATTTCACCTTGGTCATCGAAAGCAACCGATATTCTTCATAATTGTGGCCTTGCGGCCGTATCCCGCGTAGAACGTGGTGTCGAATATTTTATTCATAGTTCGCAAGCGCTAACGCTTGAAGAGCTAGACCTGTTGTCTGCTATGTTGCATGACCGTATGACAGAAAGCGTGCTTCCGGCATTGAGTGACGCCTCTGACATGTTTTCTCATGCTGAGCCTGCACCAATGACCAGTGTCGATGTGTTAGGCGGTGGTCGAGCAGCGTTGGTTGAGGCAAACCAAACGCTAGGTCTTGCGCTTGCAGAAGACGAAATTGATTATCTTGTTGAGTCTTTCCTCGAATTAGGTCGTAACCCAATTGACGTAGAATTGATGATGTTTGCGCAAGCAAACTCAGAGCATTGTCGTCACAAAATTTTTAATGCGTCTTGGACTATTGATGGCGAAGAGCAAGAGCGCTCTTTGTTCAAAATGATCAAGAACACCCACGAACATAACCCTGATGGCACTTTGTCTGCTTATAAAGACAATGCGGCGGTAATGGAAGGTCACTTTGGTGGGCGCTTTTTCCCATCTTCAGATACTCGTGAATACGACTTTAGCCATGAAAACATCGATATTTTGATGAAAGTGGAAACTCACAACCACCCAACGGCCATTTCACCCTTCTCTGGTGCGGCTACGGGCTCTGGTGGTGAGATTCGTGATGAGGGTGCGACAGGTGTTGGCTCAAAACCAAAGGCAGGGTTGAGTGGATATACGGTGTCGGATCTTAAGATCCCAGGTTTTGAACAACCTTGGGAGAGCTACTATGGCAAACCATCTCGTATCGTAACGCCTTTGGATATTATGATCGAAGGTCCTATTGGTGGTGCCGCATTTAACAATGAGTTCGGTCGTCCAAACCTATTAGGTTATTTCCGTACTTATGAACAAAGCATCCAAGGTGCGTCTCAAGAAGAAGTACGTGGTTATCACAAGCCAATCATGTTGGCGGGCGGTATCGGTAATATTCGTCGTGAGCATGTTGAAAAACAAGAGATCAAAGTTGGCGCTAAGTTAATTGTACTGGGTGGCCCTGCGATGTTGATCGGTCTTGGTGGTGGTGCGGCATCTTCTATGGCGTCTGCCGATGGTAACGAAGATCTCGATTTTGCTTCTGTACAGCGTGGCAATCCAGAAATGGAGCGTCGTTGTCAGGAAGTGATTGACCGTTGTTGGCAGCTTGGCGATAAAAACCCAATCAGCTTCATTCACGATGTGGGTGCTGGTGGTTTGTCTAACGCCTTGCCTGAATTGGTAAAAGATGGCGAGCGCGGTGGTAACTTTGATTTGCGCAAGGTTCTGAATGATGAACCGGGTATGTCACCACTGGAAATCTGGTGTAACGAATCGCAAGAGCGTTATGTTATGGCGGTTTCTCCTGATCGTATTGAAGAGTTTACCGCAATTTGTGAGCGCGAACGTTGTCCTTTCGCTATTGTCGGTGATGCAAAAGAAGAAATGCACCTGCAAGTAGCCGATGAGCATTTTGATAACAAACCTGTTGATTTGCCAATGTCTGTCTTGTTCGGCAAGCCACCAAAAATGCATCGTGAAGCCAAAAAAGCAGTGATTGCAGGTGATGATTTTACTGCAATTGATGTGGATCTTGCTGATGCAGCAAAGCGTGTCTTAAGCTTGCCAACTGTGGCAAGCAAAAACTTCTTGATCACCATTGGCGACCGTTCGATTACTGGTATGGTGGCTCGTGATCAAATGGTGGGGCCATGGCAGGTACCTGTAGCGGATGTGGCGGTTACAACCTCTTCTTTAGAAAGTTATACTGGCGAAGCTATGACAATGGGCGAACGCACCCCAGTTGCTTTGCTTGATGCACCTGCCTCTGGTCGTATGGCAGTAGGTGAGGCATTGACTAACTTAGCGGCTGCGCACATTACTAAGCGTAAGCACATTAAGCTATCAGCAAACTGGATGGCAGCGGCGGGTCATGAAGGTGAAGATGAAAAACTTTATCAAACAGTAAAAGCAGTTGGTATGGAGTTGTGTCCTGCGTTGGATATTGCTATTCCAGTGGGTAAAGATTCCATGTCGATGAAGACTGTATGGAAAGAAGATGGCAAGGAAAAAGCCGTCACTTCTCCACTTTCTTTGGTGATCTCTGCTTTTGCGCCAGTCACAGATGTTCGTAAAACACTGACACCTGAACTACAAAATAAAGCGGATACGCGTTTGTTGTTAATCGATTTGGGTGCGGGTAAAAACCGTCTAGGCGGTTCTGTTATTGCTCAGGTTTACAATAAGTTGGGTCAGCAGGCGCCTGATGTGGATGATGCGGCTGTCTTGGCTGGCTTCTTCGATACGACACAAGCGCTTAATGCGGAAGGTAAATTGTTGGCTTACCATGACCGTTCTGATGGTGGTGTGTTTGCGACTTTGGTTGAAATGTCATTCGCTAGTCATCTAGGATTGGACATTGATCTGGATGAAACTATTATCAATCGTATGCAAGTGGCTCCTGCTTTATTCAACGAAGAATTAGGTGCAGTGGTTCAGGTGAATGAATCCGATGTGACTGAGGTGATTTCCGCTTATGCGAATGCGGGTGTCACGGTGACTCCGATTGCTACCTTATCGGGTGACGATAGCATCCGTGTTCGATTTGCAAGTGAAGTGATTCTTGAAGAATCGCGCATCAATTGGCAGCGAATTTGGTCTGAGGCTAGTTATCGTATTCAGGCTTTACGTGATAATCCAGAATCCGCACAGCAAGAGTTTGATAGTTTGTTAGACGCGAAAGATCCTGGTCTATCAGCAGAGCTAACTTTTGATATTAATGAAGATATTGCTGCCCTTTTTGCTAATAAAGGCAATAAACCTAAGATTGCTGTATTACGTGAGCAGGGTGTAAATGGTCAAGTTGAAATGGCTGCTGCTTTCCATAAAGCCGGTTTCACACCGGTTGATGTTCACATGAGTGATATCTTGTCTGGTCGTACAACACTAGATCAATTTAGTGGTTTGGTGGCTTGTGGTGGTTTCTCTTACGGTGACGTATTGGGTGCTGGTGAAGGTTGGGCGAAGTCTATCCTCTTTAATCCAATTGCTCGTGAGCAGTTTGAAGTCTTTTTCAACCGTCCTGATACTTTCACGCTTGGTGTGTGTAATGGCTGTCAGATGCTATCGAATTTGCATGAGCTTATTCCGGGTACAGATCACTGGCCTAAATTTGTTCGTAATGAGTCTGCGCAATTTGAAGCGCGTCTTGTGCAAGTAGAAGTTCAAAAGTCGAACTCTATCCTATTGGCTGGTATGGAAGGTTCTCGTATGCCAATCGCTGTGGCTCATGGTGAGGGGCAAACGGAATACCGAGATGAGCAAGATATTGCGGCATTGACATCTTCTGCTCAAATCGCGTTGCGTTATGTGGACAACTATGGTCAAGCGACCGAGCGTTACCCATTTAACCCAAATGGATCAGCACAAGGGATCACAGGGTTAACTTCTGAAGATGGTCGTGTGACTATTATGATGCCTCATCCTGAACGTGTTTATCGTACGGTTCAGCATAGCTGGCACCCAAGTGACTGGAAAGAACAAGCACCATGGTTACGCTTGTTCCAGAATGCGAGGAAGTGGTTAGGTTAA
- the tadA gene encoding tRNA adenosine(34) deaminase TadA has product MKDQDWMKCALELAAKAASENEIPVGAIVVLNDEIIGEGYNSPISLCDPTAHAEIQAIRMACKKMNNYRLPGATLYVTLEPCSMCAGAMVHARIERVVYAATEPKSGVAESQGQFFQAPFLNHKVKVESGVLAETASIQLTQFFQYRRKQKKQLKEQAKNAI; this is encoded by the coding sequence ATGAAAGATCAAGATTGGATGAAGTGTGCGCTGGAGCTGGCAGCAAAAGCGGCATCAGAAAATGAAATTCCAGTTGGCGCGATCGTCGTTCTCAATGATGAAATTATCGGTGAAGGCTACAATTCGCCAATCTCACTATGTGATCCTACTGCTCATGCAGAAATACAGGCTATTCGCATGGCTTGTAAAAAGATGAATAACTATCGACTCCCTGGTGCAACCTTGTATGTGACACTCGAACCTTGCTCTATGTGTGCAGGTGCTATGGTTCATGCGCGTATAGAAAGAGTGGTTTATGCGGCAACGGAGCCTAAAAGTGGGGTGGCAGAAAGTCAGGGACAGTTTTTTCAAGCACCATTTTTGAATCATAAGGTCAAAGTCGAGTCTGGTGTCTTAGCAGAAACGGCTTCAATTCAGCTTACTCAATTCTTCCAATACCGTCGTAAACAAAAAAAGCAGCTCAAGGAGCAGGCGAAAAACGCGATTTAG
- a CDS encoding transporter substrate-binding domain-containing protein, with the protein MKKFSKLFLPLALVLPLAVQAQTVELTTMNWSPFYGESLNKGGFITAIVQEALVESGYDSEIEFTGWQTALDTTKIGKKDALVGAYYSEERTKDYHFSIPIYTVLIGLIKKPDFQLDNYSSFESIDQYNIAKLKGSVIGKSFDNFAFTNLREYPEVADAVKALNSGEVQLYADNLAVAKEAAKEEGIDGSQLQILMPPLEENDLYLLISKSIPNGEAIRDAFNKGLISLQASGRYNEILTEFNQQ; encoded by the coding sequence ATGAAAAAATTCTCAAAGTTGTTTTTACCCCTAGCATTAGTACTACCTCTTGCCGTACAGGCACAAACAGTTGAACTAACCACAATGAATTGGTCACCATTTTATGGAGAAAGTTTAAATAAAGGAGGCTTCATTACTGCCATTGTTCAAGAAGCACTTGTTGAATCTGGCTATGACAGCGAAATCGAATTTACTGGATGGCAAACAGCTCTAGACACGACAAAAATTGGCAAAAAAGATGCTCTAGTAGGTGCCTACTATTCTGAAGAACGAACAAAAGATTATCATTTCTCAATACCTATTTATACGGTTCTTATAGGTTTAATCAAAAAGCCAGATTTTCAACTGGATAATTACTCTTCATTCGAATCTATTGACCAATACAATATTGCAAAATTAAAAGGCTCTGTAATTGGCAAATCATTTGATAACTTTGCATTCACAAATCTAAGAGAATACCCAGAAGTGGCAGATGCTGTAAAAGCATTAAACTCTGGTGAAGTTCAGCTGTATGCAGATAATCTAGCTGTTGCAAAAGAGGCTGCTAAAGAAGAAGGAATTGATGGATCTCAACTGCAAATTCTTATGCCTCCGCTGGAAGAAAATGACTTATATCTATTGATTTCAAAATCGATTCCAAACGGTGAAGCAATACGCGACGCATTTAACAAAGGACTAATCTCACTCCAAGCATCTGGTCGCTATAACGAGATCTTAACAGAATTTAATCAACAATAA